The following nucleotide sequence is from Siniperca chuatsi isolate FFG_IHB_CAS linkage group LG2, ASM2008510v1, whole genome shotgun sequence.
ATATCAAAGGCACAGCCAGACACAGCTACAGAAGTGAAATGCAGTTGGACTAGACAGGACTTGGTTATCATTTAGAAAGAAACAGCGACTCAGACATTCAAAATCATCTGCTGCATGAATAGACACGAGGAAACAACAGTAAATTTCTTTAAGAAGGAATCTATGTATATTGATGGTCAGCATCTTAACCCCTAAGGTACATGCgcatatgtacatatgtatggacatatgtagcATATTAGATTGGGAATGTAGTATATTGATTTTGGACATCACATTTCCAGGTCTTTCGTCTTCCCCATCTAGTatgctaatttaaaaaaacaatacaattccaaAATCAGTGTGGAAGTTTCACATTCAATGTGTGGCTTAAGATATTGATTGTGGAAGATATTGTATGTTAGTGTAACATAATAATTAGCTTTATGTGCATCTGTACATgattttttgtgggttttgaagGTTAGCATATTGAAGCATTTGAGGGGACAagtttatgcctttattactgAAGGAAAAGTAATCCAACAAAGGTTTTGGCCAAATTCGAACCAGGTATGTTGCAGTTGATGGTCGCTGTCTAAACCACTAAGGTACAGGGGAAgtttttggaagttattatctatcagtgtcatttatttgacaggaaacctaCTGTATTTGTGCCTAAGTGGCAGTACCCTAgttggttttggaagtttgcATTATGAATGTGGAAGTCCCACTTCCAGGTCCTTCACATACCAAATCTACTATGctgacttccaaaaccaatacgtTTCGTTCCATAACCAATATGAAAGATTTGCATTTTCTGTGCATCCATcttgacatattgattttggaagttattatctatcagtgtcatttatttgacaggaaacctgctgcatttgtgCCTAAGTGGCAGTACCccattggttttggaagtttgcATTTTAGTTTGGAACGTTTGAATTCTGATTTTGGAAGTTacaagtcaatgtaatgtcctctgaagtgatggaaacacaactgtgagagtttgtctgtgtgtgtgtgtgtgtgtgtgtgtgtgtgtgtgtgtgtgtgtgtgtgtgtgtgtgtgtgtgtgtgtgtgtgtgtgtgtgtgtgtgtgtgtgtgtgtgtgtgtcacagaattTTGCAGGACCTTTCATCTATTCATGATGCATCAACATTCTAGAATCTTATAAATCAAAGGCACAGCCAGACACAGCTACAGAAGTGAAATGCAGGACTTGGTTATCATTTAGATAGCAACAATGAGtcagacattcaaaataatCTGCTGTATGAAGGgacaagaggaaacaacaggaattTTCTTTAAGAAGGGATCTCTTGGCAGTCAGTATGCACAGGAGGAACAATTTAAGCGACCGACCGTGCTTTCAATTTGCATATGGAAATGTCAGTATTTTGTTAAGACATACTTGAtttgaacctatcctttaacttGGATATAACTATAACCACGTTGTTAGCTTCAGAAGTGAAATGCAGTTGGACTGGACAGAACTTGGTTATCATTTAGAAAGAAACAATGACTCAGACAATCAAAATCATCTGCTGCATGAATGGACAAGAGGGAACAGCAGGAAATTTCTTTAAGAAGGAATCTATGTCTATTGATGGTCAGCGTCTTAACCCCTTAAGGTACATGGGcatatgtacatgtgtttggGCATAAATTCTCACATGGAAGGTTCGCGCCTCTAGCATCATTGAAAGATCACTGGAGGCCACGAGAGAGACCGTGAGAGGGCGAGTCAGCGATGTAAGCTCCGGATCAAATGCATCCCAATCCAGACAGACTGTTAAACTTCCCAAGCTAATGATAGCCAAATATGATGGTGAAATAAGCCAGTGGCAGGAATTCTGGTCTCAGTATGAAACAGCTATTCACGAAAATGATGCGTTATGCAAGACAGATAAGTTTACTTACATCAGATCCTATTTGACTGGAGCAGCAGCTAGAACTATTGCAGGGCTCACAACAACAGATGACAACTATGAACAGTGGGACTACTACAGATGCTGTGTTGTCTTCTGTGACTAGTTCTGTAAAGGTTAAGACAGATACTCAGAAGACAGTACTGCTTCAGACAGTTAAGGCATGGATTGTAGGcccaaaagagagaaagataactCGCTGTCTGTTAGATGGAGGCAGCCAGCGTAGTTTCATTCACAGAAGCGTAGTCAGAGCACTAGGGTTGCCAGTTGTAAGGCAAGAGACACTCAACCTCCATGTTTTTGGTTCCACCTCTCCTGTGACAGAGAAATGCAATATTGTGAGAGTTCAGCTTGAGAACACGTGGAACACTGAAAAGAGACTTGAGATAGAGGCAGTAGAGACTCCTCAGGTGTGTACAGCTCTGATTAAGGTCCCGAGCGAGCCcattcaaacagaaataaagaaaagagggCTGCAGCTTGCAGACTTTCCACTAGAGGGTGCTAATGACCAAGAGTTGCAAGTGTTAATAGGAGCAGATTTCTACTGGCAGTTACTGGTACGGTCCAAAAGGTTACAAACTCACTTGTAGcagttgaatgcatttttggGTGGGCTTTACAGGGGCCAGTGGCTACCTCCAGTGTTACAGACACCACTTGCATGCACATTAGTTTGACTGAAGACACCCAGATCTCTAAAGATCTACATGCATTCTGGGAAGTGGAGTCCTTGGGCATAGtcaacagtcagacagagagccCAGAGGTCCTACGAGACTTTGAAATGACAACCACCTTTGAAAATGGCCGCTGCCAAGTAGAGTTGCAATGGCGAGGTGATAAGACACAACTTCCAGACAACTTAAGGGTAGCAAAGAGATGTTTTGAGAGTCttgtgaaaaaactgaaaactgatgCAACCTTGTGTGAGAGGTACAACAATGTTATACAGGACTACCTCCAGCAAGGCATTTGTGAGGATGCAATAGAGGATACAACAGTGGCAGAGAAACAAGAGACTGTGAAATATTACATGCCACATCACGCTGTTGTACGAGAAGACAAGGCCACAACAAAACTTAGAGTGGTATTTGATGCATCATCACATGAGGAAGAGGTTGCTCATCACTCACTGACTGTTTGTACACTGGACCCAACCTAAACCCAAACCTGCTGGACGTGCTTATTCAGTTCAGACTGCACGAGATAGCATTCACTGCAGATATAACCAAGGCTTTTCTCCAGATCTCTCTTTCTGAAAAGGACAAAGACGCTGTTAGGTTCCTGTGGCTGCACGGACCTCCAACTAAAGACTGTAAAAATGAGGTACGTGTCTGAGAATGAACAGAGTAGTTTTTGGAGTGTCTCCCAGCCCATTCTTGCTCGCTGCCGCAATAGGAAAACATCTCAAACAATCTGAAACAGTACAACCAAAGGCAGCACAGACACTCAGAGACTCTTTGTATGTTGACGACTTCATTTGGAGCTCACCAGATGTGCAGGAGGCTGTACAtgtgacaacagcagcaaaggACATTCTCTGTCAGGCAGGCATGAACCTGTGCAAATAGGTAAccaactcacctgatctgagaGCAATGTGGAAAGAAAAAGGAGTACAGTGCACTGGAGAGTTAGAGTCCTGTGGAAATGTGCTCAAGGTTCTAGGACTCGTGTGGAGACCAGAGGAGGCCAATTTTGTGTTTGATCAAAGAGGactaatgaacattttaaaagacaaggaaaacacaaagagaggtgTACTACAAACATCAGCCCCCATATTTGACCCCATTGGCTTTCTCACTCCCTTTACTGTTAGAGTGAAGTGCCTTTTTCAAGAAATGTGGGAAAGAGGGCTCCGTTGGGATGAACCATTACCCACTGATGGTGTGCAGAGTTACCACTGCTCCACCTGGTGGCCATTCCCAGGTGGTACCACATTGAGATTCAGCCAGACTCACACACTGTAAAGTTGCATGTCTACTGTGATGCAAGTGAAAAGGCTTACAGTGCTGTGGCATATCTacaaggacaaaacaaacaaggagaGACTGTTACAAGTTTTGTGGCCTCAAAGTCGCGAGTTGCACCACTAAAGAAAATGACATTGCCTCGTTTGGAGCTGATGGGTGCACTTGTTGGAGCGAGGTTAGGACACAGTCTTCTCAAACCACTCAACATGGAGAAGAACCAGCTAAACCTGTGGATGGACTCGATGATCACTCTTCATTGGATCCGCAGCTCAGCCCAGCGATGGAAGCCTTTCGTGGCCAATAGAGTGACTGAAATACAAGGGCTCACCAACCCAGAGTTGTGGTCCCTCTGTGCTGGCAAAATGAACCCTGCTGACTTGCCTACACGAGGTCAGCATGCACAGAGCCTTATTGAGAGCCAGCTATGGTGGAATGGACCCACTTCACTGTCCACAGCTGTAAGGGAAACGGACATTGATGAGAACTATGTGGTTAATGAGgtaaacactgagctgaaatcaaaGTATCAGACTGTTGTACAACTTACTAGCACAGGACAAACTGAACCTCTGTTAAACTTAGAAAAGGACAGTAGACTTAAGACTGTGTTAAGAATAACTGCATGGGTCAAACGGTTTGTTCTTAATACACGGTCCAAGCAGAAGGTTCAGGGAGTGTTAACTGCAGAGGAGATTAATGCAGCAGAAACGTGACACAATAGAGCTGTTTTAGTTCTGAACTATTCCAGCTAAGGTCAAGACAAGATGTAAAAAGAGACTCAAAAATCAAAGACTTGAAACCTTTCTCAGATGAAAATGGTCTACTATGTGTTGGGGGAAGACAACAGAACACTGACTTTAGTTTCAGAGAGCAACACCCCTGGGTATTACCTACAAATCACAAATATTCAGAGTTACTGGTTCAGTCATGTCATGAAAAGGTAATGCATGCTGGTGTAAGAGACACTTTGATTCAAGTCAGCGAACATTACTGGATTTTGAGGGGTAGACAGCTTGTAAAACGCATTGTTTCAGGTTGTTACATTTGCagaaaactaaaagtaaagGCAGCACAACAGATTACTGCTCCTTTACCTCGAGACAGAGTGACTGAGTCCCCTCCATTTGAAGTTACAGGGGTAGATTTTGCAGGACCCTTGTATGTTAAAACTAGGGGGCAGTCTACAAAGGCATACATCGCTCTTTTTACATGTGCGGTAACTAGAGCTGTGCATTTAGAGTTGGTGTCAGATCAGACAACTGAAAACTTCCTCTTAGCTTTAAAAAGATTTATTGCTAGACGAGGACTATGTAGGATCATTTACTCTGACAATGCTAGGACATTCAAAAGAGCAGACAAGGACTTGAAAGAACTATGGCAAAATATTAAAGGGTCAGAGCTCACAGAGTTCTTTACTGACAAGGGAATCACTTGGAAGTTCATTGCTGAGCGAGCAGCTTGGTGGGGGGGCTTCTGGGAGAGGCTTGTGAGATCTGTGAAAACGTGTTTAAAAAGGGCACTAGGGAAAGCCTCATTGAACTTTGAAGAGCTAACAACTATTCTTGCTGAAGTTGAGGCAGTGTTGAACTCCAGACCTCTGTCGTATGTACACAGTGAGGCTTTAGAACCACAGCCACTTACCCCTTCTCAGTTTTTGGTTGGTAAACGCCTAACTTCGCTACCACCAAAGACTGTACCTTCTCCAGTTCCGGTAACAGCAAACAGTGAGGAGCTGGGTCGAAGGTGGAAATACCGGCAGAGACTTTTGACCAGCTTTTGGAACAGCTGGCGCAGAGAGTATTTGATGGACTTGAAATCAGCCCACAAATGTGAGACTCCTACACCTACTGCACTCAAAGTAGGAGATGTTGTCTTGATTGGGGAAGACAACACACCCAGACAGACCTGGAAAATGGGTAGAATGACAGAGCTTTTTCCATGTAGGGATGGTCTAATATGTTCATGTATTGTGCGCACTCCTACACGTAGTTTGTTAAGAAGACCCGTTCAGTTGTTATACCCTCTTGAAATATGTTGAGGTATTATTCGTCAGATAGGTGATGAACAGCTGTTCATGGGGCGGTAGAATGTTGTGACTTGTTTGTATTTAATATGTTATGCAGttgtaagaaaaatgtattttattgtgaaaggtGCGCAACAggatgtaatgtgtgtgtgtccgccaTCTTGACTAAAAGAAGAAGTTCGCGGTGCTGCGTTGCAGCCAGagatcaataaaaaaatgtgaactcTTAAGTTCCAGCAAAGACATCCGCCTCTGTCATCATTGGGAAGCTTTCACGTCGTAATAATacgtcaatgtaatgtcctctaaagtgatggaaacacaactgtgtgtgtcacagaattTTGCAGGACCTTTCATGCATTCATGGTGCATCAACATTCTAGAATCTTATATATCAAAGGCACAGCCAGACACAGCTACAGAAGTGAAATGCAGGACTTGGTTATCATTTAGAAAGAAACAATGACTCAGACAGTCAAAATAATCTGCTGGATGAATGgacaagaggaaacaacaggaaattTCTTTAAGTAGAAATCTATGTCTATTGATGGTCAGCGTCTTAACCCCTAAGGTACATGGGCATATGAAGCATATTAGATTCGGAAGGTagtatatttattttggacATCACATTTTCAGGTCTTTCGTCTTCCCCATCTAGTATGctaagttaaaaaaacaatacaattccaaAATCAGTGTGGAAGTTTCACATTCAATGTGTGGCTTAAGATATTGAATGTGGAAGATATTGTATGTTAGTGTAACATAATAATTAGCTTTATGTGCATCTGTAGATGATTTTTAGTAAGTTTTGAAGGTTAGCATATTGAAGCATTTGGGGGGACAagtttatgcctttattactgaaggaaaagaaatgcaacaaaggtcttGGCCAAAATCGAACCATGTATGTTGCAGTTGATGGTCGCTGTCTTAACCCCTAAGGTACAGGGGAAgtttttggaagttattatctatcagtgtcatttatttgacaggaaacctaCTGTATTTGTGCCTAAGTGGCAGTACCCTATTGGTTTGGAAGTTTGCATTATGAATGTGGAAGTCACACTTCCAGGTCTTTCACATACCAAATGTACTATGctgacttccaaaaccaatacgtTTTGTTCCATAACCAATATGAAAGGTTTGCATTTTTGAGTGCATcttgacatattgattttggaagtTAATATCtatcagtgtcatttatttgacaggaaacctaCTGCATTTGTGCCTAAGTGGCAGTAccctattggttttggaagttggCATTTGGCTTTGGAAATTTTGAAGTTTGATTGTGGAAGTCACACTTCCTGGACATGACCTTCCAAATCCAGTATGCTGACTTCCAAAACTATTACGTTCCCTTCCAAAACCAATATCAAAGTTTTGTATGTGTTGTGATGgttgacatgttgattttcttacTTCTTATGTGTTAGTGTAATTTAATTGACAGGAAGCCTTTATTGGTGGCAGTACCCTAGTTGGTTTGGAAGTTTGCATTATGAATGTGGAAGTCACACTTCCAGGTCTTTCACATACCAAATGTACTATGATGACTTCAAAAACCAATACGTTTCGTTCCATAACCAATATGAAAggtttgcatttttgtgtgcatcttgacatattgattttggaagttattatctatcagtgtcatttatttgacaggaaacctaCTGCATTTGTGCCTAAGTGGCAGTACactattggttttggaagtttgcATGTTAGTTTGGAAAGTTTGAATTCTGATTTTGGAAGTTACACTTCCAGGACTTTTACCTTTCAAATCAAGTaccaatatgaaagttttgcattttgtgtgcatcttgacatattgattttggacgTTATTAACtatcagtgtcatttatttgacaggaaacctaCTTTATTATTGCCAAAGTGGCAGTATCCTATTGGTTTTTGAAATTGGCATTTGACTTTAATGCTCATGCCACATCCACACTCCTGTCTAGGTTTGTAATTTCTCAGGCTCAAGATGGAGTTCTGGTGAAATAatttctgatgtttaagagtgaGAAGGAATAGGGAAGATAGGGGAAACAATGGTTGGGGTTAGGTAAGTCTCCAGCAAATTAATATAagtaaatgtaatgtcctctgaagtgatggaaacacaactgtgtgtgtgtgtgtgtgtgtgtgtgtgtgtgtgtgtgtgtgtgtgtgtgtgtgtgtgtgtgtcacagaattTTGCAGGACCTTTCATGCCTTCATGATGCATCAACATTCTAGAATTTTATATATCAAAGGCACAGCCAGACACAGCTACAGAAGTGAAATGCAGTTGGACTAGACAGGACTTGGTTATCATTTAGAAAGAAACAGCGACTCAGACATTCAAAATCATCTGCTGCATGAATAGACACaaggaaacaacaggaaattTCTTTAAGAAGGAATCTATGTATATTGATGGTCAGCGTCTTAAGCCCTAAGGTACATGGGCAATATGTActtatgtatggacatatgtagcATATTAGATTGGGAATGTAGTATATTGATTTTGGACATCACATTTCCAGGTCTTTCGTCTTCCCCATCTAGTAtgctaacttaaaaaaaacaatacaattccaaAATCAGTGTGGAAGTTTCACATTCAATGTGTGGCTTAAGATATTGATTGTGGAAGATATTGTATGTTAGTGTAACATAATAATTAGCTTTATGTGCATCTGTACATgattttttgtgggttttgaagGTTAGCATATTGAAGCATTTGGGGGGACAagtttatgcctttattacGGAAGGAAAAGTAATCCAACAAAGGTTTTGGCCAAATTCGAACCAGGTATGTTGCAGTTGATGGTCGCTGTCTAAACCCCTAAGGTACAGGGGAAgtttttggaagttattatctatcagtatcatttatttgacaggaaacctaCTGTATTTGTGCCTAAGTGGCAGTAccctattggttttggaagttggCATTTGGCCTTGGAAATTTTGAAGTTTGATTTTGGAAGTCACACTTCCTGGACATTACCTTCCAAATCCAGTATGctgacttccaaaaccaatacgtTCCCTTCCATaaccaatatgaaagttttgtatttttgttgtgataGTTGACATGTTGATTTTGTAACTTCTTATGTGTTAGTGTAATTTAATTGACAGGAAGCCTTTATTGGTGGCAGTACCCTAgttggttttggaagtttgcATTATGAATGTGGAAGTCCCACTTCCAGGTCCTTCACATACCAAATCTACTATGctgacttccaaaaccaatacgtTTCGTTCCATaaccaatatgaaagttttgcattttgtgtgcatcttgacatattgattttggaagttattgtctatcattgtcatttatttgacaggaaacctgctgcatttgtgCCTAAGTGGAAGTACCccattggttttggaagtttgcATATTAGTTTGGAAAGTTTGAATTCTTATTTTGGAAGTTACACTTCCGttatgtttcatttatttgacaggaaacataCTTTATTTTTGCCAAAGTGGCAGTATCCTATTGGTTTTGGAAACTGGCATTTGACTTTAATGCTCATGCCACATCCACACTCCTGTCTAGGTTTATAATTTCTCAGGCTCAAGATGGAGTTCTGGTGGAGTTATTTCTGATGTGGAAGAGTGAGAAGGAATAGGAAGATAGGGAAACAATGGTTGGGGTTAGGTAAGTCTCCAGCAAATTAatataagtcaatgtaatgtcctctgaagtgatggaaacacaactgtgtgtgtgtgtgtgtgtgtgtgtgtgtgtgtgtgtgtgtgtgtcacagaattTTGCAGGACCTTTCATGCCTTCATGATGCATCAACATTCTAGAATTTTATATATCAAAGGCACAGCCAGACACAGCTACAGAAGTGAAATGCAGTTGGACTAGACAGGACTTGGTTATCATTTAGAAAGAAACAGCGACTCAGACATTCAAAATCATCTGCTGGATGAATGgacaagaggaaacaacaggaaattTCTTTAAGTAGAAATCTATGTCTATTTATGGTCAGCATCTTAACCCCTAAGGTACATGGGcctatgtacatgtgtatgggCATATGTAGCATATTAGATTGGGAATGTAGTATATTGATTTTTGAGATAACATTTCCAGGTCTTTCGTCTTCCCCATCTAGTAtgctaacttaaaaaaacaatacaattccaaAATCAGTGTGGAAGTTTCACATTCAATGTGTGGCTTAAGATATTGATTGTGGAAGATATTGTATGTTAGTGTAACATAATAATTAGCTTTATGTGCATCTGTACATGAtttttttgtgggttttgaagGTTAACATATTGAAGCATTTGGGGGGACAagtttatgcctttattacGGAAGGAAAAGTAATCCAACAAAGGTTTTGGCCAAATTCGAACCAGGTATGTTGCAGTTGATGGTCGCTGTCTAAACCCCTAAGGTACAGGGGAAgtttttggaagttattatctatcagtgtcatttatttgacaggaaacctaCTGTATTTGTGCCTAAGTGGCAGTAccctattggttttggaagttggCATTTGACCTTGGAAATTCTGAAGTTTGATTTTGGAAGTCACACTTCCTGGACATTACCTTCCAAATCCAGTATGctgacttccaaaaccaatatgttcccttccaaaaccaatatgaaagttttgTATGTGTTGTGATGGTTGACATGTTGATTTTGTAACTTCTTATGTGTTAGTGTAATTTAATTGACAGGCAGCCTTTATTGGCGGCAGTACCCTAGGTGGTTTTGGAAGTTTGCATTATGAATGTGGAAGTCACACTACCAGGTCTTTCGCATACCAAATCTACTATGCTGACTTCCTAAACCAATCCATaaccaatatgaaagttttgcattttgtgtgcatcttgacatattgattttggaagttattatctatcattgtcatttatttgacaggaaacctaCTGCATTTGTGCCTAAGTGGCAGTACactattggttttggaagtttgcATGTTAGTTTGGAAAGTTTGAATTCTGATTTTGGAAGTTACACTTCCAGGACTTTTACCTTTCAAATCAAGTaccaatatgaaagttttgcattttgtgtgcatcttgacatattgattttggacgTTATTAACtatcagtgtcatttatttgacaggaaacctaCTTTATTATTGCCAAAGTGGCAGTATCCTATTGGTTTTTGAAATTGGCATTTGACTTTAATGCTCATGCCACATCCACACTCCTGTCTAGGTTTGTAATTTCTCAGGCTCAAGATGGAGTTCTGGTGAAATAatttctgatgtttaagagtgaGAAGGAATAGGGAAGATAGGGGAAACAATGGTTGGGGTTAGGTAAGTCTCCAGCAAATTAatataagtcaatgtaatgtcctctgaagtgatggaaacacaactgtgtgtgtgtgtgtgtgtgtgtgtgtgtgtgtgtgtgtgtgtgtgtgtgtgtgtgtgtgtgtgtgtgtgtgtgtgtcacagaattTTGCAGGACCTTTCATGCCTTCATGATGCATCAACATTCTAGAATTTTATATATCAAAGGCACAGCCAGACACAGCTACAGAAGTGAAATGCAGTTGGACTAGACAGGACTTGGTTATCATTTAGAAAGAAACAGCGACTCAGACATTCAAAATCTTCTGCTGCATGAATAGACacgaggaaacaacaggaaattTCTTTAAGAAGGAATCTATGTATATTGATGGTCAGCGTCTTAAGCCCTAAGGTACATGGGCaatatgtacgtatgtatggacatatgtagcATATTAGATTGGGAATGTAGTATATTGATTTTGGACATCACATTTCCAGGTCTTTCGTCTTCCCCATCTAGTAtgctaacttaaaaaaacaatacaattccaaAATCAGTGTGGAAGTTTCACATTCAATGTGTCGCCGATGATATTGATTGTGGAAGATATTGTATGTTAGTGTAACATAATAATTAGCTTTATGTGCATCTGTAGATgattttttgtgggttttgaagGTTAGCATATTGAAGCATTTGGGGGGACAagtttatgcctttattacGGGCAGAAAcgaaatgaaaggaaatgaggGCGAAAGAAATTATAAACGACCTACCGAGCTTTCAATTTGCAGATGGAAATGTGAGTATTTTGTTAAGACAGACTTGATGtgaacttatcctttaactttGATATAACTATAACCACATTGTTAGCTTCagaaatgaaatgcagttggaCTGGACAGGACTTGGTTATCATTTAGGAAGAAACAGCGACTCAGACAATCAAAATCATCTGCTGCATGAATGGACAAGATTGGATGGAAACTTATACTTTATTGGCGGCAGTACCCTAGGTGGTTTTGGAAGTTTGCATTATGAATGTGGAAGTCACCAGGTCTTTCGCATACCAAATCTACTATGCTGACTTCCTAccctattggttttggaagttggCATTTGGCTTTAATGCTCATGCCACATCCACACTCCTGTCTAGGTTTATAATTTCTCAGGCTCAAGATGGAGTTCTGGTGGAGTTATTTCTGATGTGGAAGAGTGAGAAGGAATAGGGAAGATAGGGGAAACAATGGTTGGGGTTAGGTAAGTCTCCAGCAAATTAatataagtcaatgtaatgtcctctgaagtgatggaaacacaactgtgtgtgtgtgtgtgtgtgtgtgtgtgtgtgtgtgtgtgtgtgtgtgtgtgtgtcacagaattTTGCAGGACCTTTCATGCCTTCATGATGCATCAACATTCTAGAATTTTATATATCAAAGGCACAGCCAGACACAGCTACAGAAGTGAAATGCAGTTGGACTAGACAGGACTTGGTTATCATTTAGAAAGAAACAGCTACTCAGACATTCAAAATCATCTGCTGGATGAATGgacaagaggaaacaacaggaaattTCTTTAAGTAGAAATCTATGTCTATTTATGGTCAGCATCTTAACCCCTAAGGTACATGGGcctatgtacatgtgtatgggCATATGTAGCATATTAGATTGGGAATGTAGTATATTGATTTTGGACATCACATTT
It contains:
- the LOC122864200 gene encoding uncharacterized protein LOC122864200 isoform X2; amino-acid sequence: MWKDKGVQCTGESCGNVLKVLGLVWRPEEADFVFDQRGLMNILKDKENTKRGVLQTAARIFDPIGFLTPFTVRVKCLFQEMGERGLSWDEPLPTDLTDKWEQWCAELPLLHLVAIPRWYHIEIQPDSHTVKLHVYCDASEKAYSAVAYLQGQNKQGETVTSFVASKSRVAPLKKMTLPRLELMGALVGARLGHSLLKPLNMEKNQLNLWMDSMITLHWIRSSAQRWKPFVANRVTEIQGLTNPELWSLCAGKMNPADLPTRGQHAQSLIESQLWWNGPTSLSTAVRETDIDENYVVNEVNTELKSKYQTVVQLTSTGQTEPLLNLEKDSRLKTVLRITAWVKRFVLNTRSKQKVQGVLTAEEINAAET